The Tumebacillus sp. BK434 genome has a segment encoding these proteins:
- the dpdD gene encoding protein DpdD: MSNPRKDWFSRFYDPAFNGITLKRLEQNELMYFTSRIAQDPPQPTILPFKPLDGNRVYWYGVAFSEEDMQWLGEQLQSFIGVSYSDFQGRRAVPNPSLAFDQMVNGLTEGRYYRFHGNSAEITATVVLMGQLWRKGKSSQKVDVSKTVGRLLRDFYVAVQVGQRSSAEELLNELKARHYVNADNLLFLRVHMLTGMEKWDEVVQLRQMGTLLALKRPQRVTESLIQAVYHHFLAKWEHQPAKVLDVFRDEVWPQFGALYTHRGQMQSPEALKSFMLRAVAVQPVQLLLCNEILATPSLDAKDRQFLEAVSQFLPQELPPHHMTEMEKAQADFSIGSYESALRWLKPTRCNLEAVQYGIQIAFKLRTTEAREYVSEMMGQLSVEEHQQLKSSKTLQSLLEQIFPANDTEEEAPPSGWLDWLERVENQQQVKFFDLVYLNPADWPEGELLNSADHMQRFIDGMDRCFNKKETQDLVFSAVPHALELLKRDPRWPNERLQPVYLKLIEWIILSTNGHVNDFYLLYELTEGLLKTNISDSVYETVLYAAVDMFTDYGDFPHLNWAMEYLEMIFLNQCPRRELRVEYLQLITEKFRQYKRHVSYTQWELLKLLYQDFGMEAAWPALVQEFDLDRIDLKREVSIWAKLSGRTVGLYTLTRQVARKVESMIQSHAPDSKFIVDHSKVNTASLETLADASDLLIISWQSAKHAATVSLADRYSTRGRQPIYPEGKGSSGIIRALHEYLERHDR; this comes from the coding sequence ATGAGCAACCCCCGGAAAGATTGGTTCTCCCGTTTTTACGATCCGGCTTTTAACGGTATCACGTTGAAAAGGCTTGAACAAAATGAGTTGATGTACTTCACGAGCCGGATTGCCCAAGATCCGCCGCAACCTACAATACTGCCCTTTAAACCGCTCGACGGTAACAGGGTCTATTGGTACGGAGTCGCTTTTTCTGAGGAGGACATGCAATGGCTGGGAGAGCAATTGCAGAGTTTCATAGGAGTTTCATATTCCGATTTTCAAGGACGGCGTGCAGTTCCTAACCCCTCACTTGCTTTTGATCAGATGGTCAATGGGCTGACAGAAGGACGATACTATCGGTTTCATGGGAACTCGGCGGAAATAACTGCCACTGTGGTCTTGATGGGTCAACTCTGGAGAAAGGGAAAATCCTCCCAGAAAGTGGATGTCTCGAAAACGGTAGGGCGGTTGTTACGGGACTTCTATGTGGCGGTGCAAGTGGGACAGCGCTCGTCGGCAGAAGAGTTGCTGAACGAATTGAAAGCCCGCCACTACGTAAACGCGGACAATCTCCTGTTTTTGCGGGTTCATATGTTGACCGGAATGGAAAAGTGGGATGAAGTGGTGCAACTCCGTCAGATGGGTACATTGTTGGCGCTCAAACGTCCGCAGCGTGTGACAGAATCGTTGATTCAAGCGGTGTACCATCATTTCTTGGCCAAGTGGGAGCATCAGCCCGCAAAAGTTCTGGATGTGTTTCGTGATGAAGTTTGGCCGCAATTTGGTGCCCTTTACACGCATCGCGGGCAAATGCAAAGCCCTGAAGCGCTGAAAAGTTTCATGCTGCGCGCGGTGGCAGTACAGCCTGTTCAGTTGCTTTTGTGCAACGAAATACTTGCGACCCCCAGTCTTGATGCCAAAGACAGGCAGTTCCTTGAAGCAGTGTCTCAATTTCTGCCTCAAGAGTTGCCCCCTCATCATATGACCGAAATGGAGAAAGCGCAGGCAGACTTCAGCATCGGTTCCTATGAATCGGCACTGCGATGGTTGAAACCGACGCGGTGCAATCTGGAGGCGGTTCAGTATGGCATTCAGATTGCCTTTAAGCTACGCACGACTGAAGCGCGCGAATATGTGTCAGAGATGATGGGGCAATTGTCGGTAGAGGAACATCAACAACTGAAATCTTCGAAGACTCTGCAGAGCCTCCTTGAGCAAATTTTTCCGGCGAATGATACGGAGGAAGAAGCGCCTCCTTCTGGCTGGCTTGACTGGCTGGAGCGTGTGGAAAACCAGCAACAGGTGAAGTTTTTTGATTTGGTGTATCTCAACCCTGCCGATTGGCCTGAGGGAGAACTGCTTAATTCGGCCGATCATATGCAGCGTTTCATTGACGGTATGGATCGTTGTTTCAACAAGAAGGAGACGCAAGACCTGGTATTTTCAGCCGTGCCGCATGCGCTTGAGCTGCTAAAACGGGATCCCCGCTGGCCGAATGAACGACTTCAGCCCGTGTATTTGAAGCTGATTGAGTGGATCATACTCAGCACTAATGGGCATGTCAATGATTTCTATCTGCTCTACGAGTTGACGGAGGGGCTTTTAAAAACAAACATCAGCGATTCGGTATACGAAACAGTGTTGTACGCCGCCGTCGACATGTTTACGGATTACGGTGATTTCCCGCATCTCAACTGGGCAATGGAATATCTGGAAATGATTTTTCTCAACCAGTGCCCGAGACGTGAACTTCGCGTAGAGTATCTGCAACTCATTACCGAGAAGTTTCGGCAATACAAGCGGCATGTATCTTACACGCAGTGGGAGTTGTTAAAACTACTGTATCAGGATTTTGGGATGGAGGCCGCGTGGCCGGCACTGGTTCAGGAATTTGACCTTGACAGAATAGACTTGAAACGGGAAGTGTCTATTTGGGCCAAGCTTTCCGGACGGACTGTCGGGCTGTATACGTTAACCCGTCAAGTCGCCCGTAAGGTGGAATCTATGATCCAGTCCCACGCGCCTGACTCAAAATTTATTGTCGACCATTCGAAGGTCAACACGGCTTCTCTGGAGACATTGGCAGATGCATCGGACCTGTTGATCATCTCGTGGCAGAGTGCCAAACACGCTGCGACAGTCTCACTTGCAGATCGTTATTCGACCAGAGGCAGGCAACCGATTTATCCAGAGGGCAAAGGCAGTTCCGGTATTATTCGTGCCTTGCACGAGTATTTAGAGCGGCATGACCGGTAA
- the dpdK gene encoding phospholipase D-like domain-containing protein DpdK: MSEYQPRIIYTHNSTREAGELLQSLFTAELVRPSRSLWLVSPWIYDIDILDNRGGQFFTFEPHWPHRKLRLSEVISRMVENNTHVHIISRDNVYTRPFLASMRGRFGDNDPRLMMKTSALLHVKGLLGDGYFLSGSMNFTYSGITINEEKIHFTTDAAEVATNRNHLETKWGGSIR; the protein is encoded by the coding sequence ATGAGTGAATATCAGCCCCGCATCATTTACACCCATAACTCAACACGAGAAGCAGGTGAACTGCTGCAGTCCTTGTTTACCGCAGAGTTGGTACGGCCGAGCCGGTCACTCTGGCTCGTCTCACCGTGGATCTATGACATCGACATTCTGGACAATCGGGGCGGTCAGTTTTTCACCTTTGAACCACACTGGCCGCATCGTAAACTCAGATTGTCCGAAGTTATTTCGCGCATGGTGGAAAACAATACACATGTTCACATCATATCCAGAGATAATGTTTACACGCGCCCCTTTTTAGCGTCGATGCGCGGGCGTTTTGGCGACAATGATCCAAGGCTGATGATGAAAACAAGCGCATTGCTGCATGTGAAAGGGCTGCTTGGAGATGGATATTTTCTGAGCGGCTCCATGAACTTTACGTACTCGGGAATCACGATAAACGAAGAGAAGATTCATTTTACTACAGATGCTGCTGAAGTGGCGACCAACCGCAACCATCTCGAAACGAAATGGGGGGGAAGCATCCGATGA